In the genome of Spirochaeta cellobiosiphila DSM 17781, one region contains:
- a CDS encoding PP2C family protein-serine/threonine phosphatase, protein MTQDSIAELRHEVRTFVNHITAYSELLEDDIKDVQIPSMIPDIQRVHKEGVNLEQLLQDFFYGDDGVDPQLNRFAKSIHSPIYTIIGLTEGLIDIAHETNTDFFVTDLNKIVQSANSLLQLFIAPTNTAKEFVPIDVPQKVIPNFESATLATDFPTITGKILIVDDNALNRDILSRHLERQGHKVVSVEGGREALDLLHKSSVDLILLDIMMPDINGYQVLEEVKNSPKTRFIPVIMISALDEMESVIRCIQMGAEDYLPKTFDPILLKARIGACLEKKQLRDQEAMYISALIESQENLESELAEAASYVTSLLPPPITEGGIKTNWVFIPSTQLGGDSFGYHKLDKDHFAFYLLDVSGHGIGAALLSVSVMNVLRTQSLPQTNFHEPSDVLRALSNNFQMEKQNNMYFTVWYGVLNIKTNVMEYGSAGAPPAMLVSFNEGDEVQLEELASGDMIIGLDTEYKYKTCTTTVQPGDRIYLFSDGVFEIRQSNGKMLEFSDFKRILVQSISKGDTSVQPLYLNIKKTSELEFFEDDFSLLELIFDLNTP, encoded by the coding sequence ATGACACAAGATTCAATTGCAGAGCTTAGACATGAAGTTCGCACTTTTGTGAATCACATTACTGCTTATAGTGAACTTCTTGAAGATGACATAAAGGATGTTCAAATACCATCAATGATTCCTGATATACAACGAGTTCATAAGGAAGGCGTGAATCTCGAACAGTTACTTCAGGATTTTTTTTATGGTGATGATGGAGTTGATCCGCAATTAAATAGGTTTGCAAAAAGTATTCATTCTCCTATATACACAATAATAGGCTTAACAGAGGGGCTTATTGACATAGCTCATGAAACAAATACGGATTTTTTTGTAACAGATTTAAATAAGATCGTACAATCAGCTAATAGTTTACTTCAACTCTTTATTGCTCCCACAAATACTGCAAAGGAATTTGTACCTATAGATGTTCCGCAGAAAGTAATTCCCAATTTTGAATCAGCAACATTGGCTACAGATTTTCCTACGATAACTGGTAAAATTCTTATTGTAGATGATAATGCATTAAACAGAGATATTCTGTCTCGTCATTTGGAAAGACAAGGGCATAAGGTCGTTTCCGTTGAAGGTGGACGTGAAGCTCTTGATCTGCTACATAAATCTTCAGTTGATCTAATTCTACTGGATATTATGATGCCAGATATAAACGGATATCAGGTTTTAGAAGAGGTAAAAAATTCTCCCAAAACTAGATTTATACCAGTGATAATGATATCTGCACTTGATGAAATGGAAAGTGTTATTCGATGTATTCAAATGGGTGCTGAAGACTACTTACCTAAAACATTTGATCCTATTTTATTAAAAGCTCGTATAGGAGCCTGTCTAGAAAAGAAACAACTTCGTGATCAAGAAGCTATGTATATATCTGCATTGATTGAAAGTCAGGAAAACCTTGAAAGTGAATTAGCAGAAGCAGCTTCCTATGTTACAAGTTTACTCCCTCCTCCTATAACAGAAGGTGGTATTAAAACAAACTGGGTTTTTATTCCTTCAACACAATTAGGTGGAGATTCTTTTGGATATCACAAGCTGGATAAGGATCATTTTGCATTCTATTTATTAGATGTTAGTGGTCATGGTATTGGGGCTGCGTTACTCTCAGTATCCGTCATGAATGTATTAAGAACGCAAAGTTTACCACAGACAAATTTTCATGAACCTTCTGATGTTTTACGAGCCTTAAGCAATAATTTCCAGATGGAAAAACAAAATAACATGTATTTTACTGTTTGGTACGGTGTCTTAAATATCAAAACAAATGTGATGGAATATGGTAGTGCTGGTGCTCCTCCTGCTATGTTGGTAAGTTTTAATGAAGGTGATGAAGTTCAACTAGAGGAATTGGCATCAGGTGATATGATAATTGGACTAGATACTGAGTATAAATATAAGACATGCACTACAACAGTACAACCTGGAGATAGGATCTACTTATTTTCTGATGGTGTGTTTGAAATACGCCAGAGTAATGGCAAAATGTTGGAGTTCTCAGATTTTAAAAGGATATTGGTTCAATCAATTTCTAAAGGTGATACCAGTGTTCAACCTTTGTATTTAAATATAAAAAAGACTTCGGAACTTGAGTTCTTTGAAGATGACTTCAGTTTACTTGAGCTGATTTTTGATCTGAACACTCCATAA
- a CDS encoding dicarboxylate/amino acid:cation symporter has protein sequence MKIWIKYLIGILAGVILGVFIPNTSFSLISEISDLVIRIGKYAVYPLVFFSFSIAVYKMMEEKDSIKTFLYSLFFIVFNTFVVLLIGATVAFIINPRRIPIITEEVAQVQASNWIDVFKLLIPDNVFNVFLGANALLPILFFSFMIGIHLNYDKRETLIIKDVLDTLGKLFYQMNSLIVELLSLGMIALGTFYTIQWKMVEDITPYLQVVLIIGIFTVFLLFVIYPLLTMLITKTKNPYQLLRGYIGSIMAALISGNSIFAYGTIVKESRENLGIPRKIGAIHLPLNILFGRPGTAVITAVSFFVILRSYSSLEITIFQYLWTFGFSFLISFTLPFHSYGASYVALSMLCGLYGKGMEDGFLNLQPILFVLSSFGASIDAGSALVNGYFTSDKLGRTHKINPKYYI, from the coding sequence ATGAAAATTTGGATCAAATATCTTATTGGAATACTGGCAGGTGTTATATTAGGAGTTTTTATTCCCAATACATCATTTTCACTAATATCTGAAATTAGCGATTTAGTTATCCGAATTGGGAAGTACGCTGTTTATCCCTTAGTGTTTTTCTCTTTCTCAATTGCTGTCTATAAAATGATGGAAGAAAAAGATAGTATAAAAACTTTTTTATATTCCCTCTTCTTTATTGTATTTAACACATTTGTTGTTTTATTAATTGGGGCAACTGTAGCGTTTATAATAAATCCTAGACGTATCCCAATAATCACAGAAGAAGTAGCTCAAGTACAGGCTAGTAATTGGATTGATGTATTTAAATTGCTTATACCAGATAATGTATTTAATGTCTTTTTAGGAGCAAATGCTCTCCTGCCTATTTTATTTTTTAGTTTTATGATTGGTATTCATTTAAATTATGATAAAAGAGAAACCTTAATTATAAAAGATGTGTTAGATACTCTAGGTAAATTATTCTACCAAATGAATAGTTTAATTGTTGAACTTTTAAGCTTAGGAATGATTGCTTTAGGAACATTTTATACAATTCAATGGAAAATGGTTGAAGACATAACCCCCTATTTACAAGTTGTATTAATTATTGGAATATTCACAGTCTTTCTTCTATTCGTTATTTATCCCCTACTAACTATGTTAATTACTAAAACAAAAAATCCATATCAATTATTAAGAGGGTATATTGGTTCAATAATGGCTGCTTTGATATCTGGTAATTCTATATTTGCATATGGAACTATTGTTAAAGAAAGTAGAGAAAACCTGGGTATTCCCAGAAAAATAGGAGCTATACACCTTCCTTTGAATATTTTATTTGGACGGCCTGGTACAGCGGTTATCACAGCAGTAAGTTTTTTTGTAATTCTAAGATCTTATTCAAGTCTAGAAATTACTATTTTTCAATATTTATGGACTTTTGGATTCTCATTTCTCATTTCATTCACACTACCCTTTCATTCCTATGGAGCATCATATGTTGCCCTTTCTATGCTTTGTGGCTTATACGGCAAGGGGATGGAAGACGGTTTCTTAAATTTACAACCAATTCTATTTGTGTTATCTAGTTTTGGAGCCTCTATTGATGCCGGATCAGCTTTAGTTAATGGATATTTTACCTCTGATAAACTTGGAAGAACTCACAAAATTAATCCTAAATATTATATTTAA
- a CDS encoding 4-alpha-glucanotransferase encodes MNTSVKNIYKTSVSIPLFSLSSESSVGCGEFLDLIPFGNWCKQVGIDNIHLLPVNDTGCNKSPYSTISTFALNPIYIQLQVLAHYENIKDDVEKSFKKITFKEHIDYSAVRNKKIKILRQLYHLLPKTWSEGPEINNWINDNTWVKSYSLFCHLLQKQHNDPWKGWKEYRTLEEEECFSLWNKKQNKQELYFYIWVQYELDKQFKSAVKHLENLGITLQCDLSLLVPEDSCDVWYHREIFKPRLHAGAPPEKNLPSGQNWGYSIYNWKNYRHEVYNYWDKRLNCLSQYFHSIRVSHAQGLFRIWCTPEYNYSGILGYYTPAVYIDHKKLMEFGFDDTRIKWLSLPHIEGSKLFGILGQEASKVIELALNQLPNEDLYLFKPFIKGEKVIRELPLSKEAKKFLTSEFNSRCLIEVSKDKYALAWNYKYSPSYLSLSSLEKNTLLALSEECQRDSQVLWKKQGTNTLQYLISKDLDISVETLGVSPEGIYDVLKDMNIENTVVLKWHREWNKYGSPFLKSNQYTYLSSCTLSTHNTNTAKQWLRNEVLSDLQKESLNLPLGENQTSFNSYKSLIKHLLSIKCRNVLLNIQDIINLDEKNFHNINDIIINDANTNNELNWSYKIPITIEELSNNNDLNTYLKRNIQIRRGMEDASF; translated from the coding sequence ATGAATACATCTGTGAAAAATATCTATAAAACGTCTGTCAGCATCCCTCTGTTTTCTCTTTCATCAGAATCTTCTGTGGGATGCGGTGAATTTCTTGATTTGATTCCATTTGGAAATTGGTGTAAGCAAGTAGGCATAGATAACATACATCTACTCCCCGTTAATGATACTGGATGTAATAAATCTCCTTATTCAACAATTAGTACTTTTGCTCTTAACCCAATATATATTCAATTGCAAGTGTTAGCTCATTATGAAAATATTAAGGATGATGTAGAAAAGAGTTTTAAAAAAATAACTTTTAAAGAACATATAGACTATAGCGCTGTTAGAAATAAAAAAATAAAAATACTGAGACAATTGTACCATTTATTACCAAAGACATGGTCAGAAGGACCTGAAATCAATAATTGGATAAATGACAATACATGGGTGAAAAGCTATAGTTTGTTCTGTCATTTATTACAAAAACAACATAATGACCCATGGAAAGGGTGGAAGGAATACCGAACTTTAGAAGAGGAAGAGTGTTTTTCACTATGGAATAAAAAACAAAATAAACAGGAACTATACTTTTATATTTGGGTTCAATATGAATTAGATAAACAGTTTAAAAGTGCAGTGAAGCATCTTGAAAACCTAGGAATAACATTGCAATGCGATCTATCTTTATTAGTACCCGAGGACAGTTGCGATGTTTGGTATCATAGAGAAATTTTCAAACCACGCTTACATGCAGGAGCTCCCCCAGAAAAAAACCTTCCCTCAGGACAAAATTGGGGGTATTCCATATATAACTGGAAAAATTACCGTCACGAGGTTTATAACTATTGGGATAAAAGATTAAATTGTTTATCTCAATATTTTCACTCCATTAGAGTAAGTCATGCTCAAGGATTGTTTAGAATCTGGTGTACACCAGAATATAATTACTCTGGAATACTAGGATATTACACACCAGCAGTGTACATAGATCATAAGAAATTAATGGAATTTGGTTTCGATGATACACGAATCAAATGGCTCAGTTTACCCCATATTGAGGGATCAAAACTTTTTGGAATCTTAGGCCAAGAAGCATCAAAGGTCATAGAATTAGCCCTCAATCAATTGCCTAATGAAGATCTTTACCTTTTCAAACCATTTATTAAGGGAGAAAAAGTAATTAGGGAATTGCCCCTGAGTAAGGAAGCAAAGAAATTCCTCACTAGTGAATTTAACAGTCGTTGCTTAATAGAAGTATCTAAAGACAAGTATGCTCTGGCATGGAATTATAAATACTCTCCCTCCTATCTTTCCTTAAGTTCATTAGAAAAAAATACACTTTTAGCCTTAAGCGAGGAATGCCAAAGAGATTCACAAGTATTATGGAAAAAACAAGGAACAAATACACTTCAATATCTTATTTCAAAAGACTTGGATATATCTGTAGAGACTTTAGGCGTAAGCCCTGAAGGGATATATGATGTTCTTAAAGATATGAATATCGAAAATACAGTAGTGTTAAAGTGGCATAGGGAATGGAACAAATACGGTTCTCCCTTTCTTAAAAGTAACCAATATACATACTTATCCAGTTGTACATTAAGCACTCATAATACGAACACAGCTAAACAATGGCTCAGGAATGAAGTATTGAGTGATTTACAAAAAGAAAGCTTAAACTTACCCTTAGGAGAGAATCAAACGAGCTTCAATAGTTATAAGAGTCTCATCAAGCATCTACTTTCTATAAAATGTAGGAATGTACTCCTTAATATCCAAGATATCATCAACCTGGATGAAAAGAATTTCCATAACATCAATGACATTATCATAAATGATGCAAATACAAATAATGAATTGAATTGGTCCTATAAAATTCCAATAACTATTGAAGAATTGAGTAACAATAATGACCTAAATACTTATCTAAAAAGAAACATACAGATACGAAGAGGTATGGAAGATGCATCATTTTAA
- a CDS encoding TetR/AcrR family transcriptional regulator, which yields MSRHPDQNKKRKILEASLEAFGELGYKKTTIKHIATKAEIAPGSIYTYFNDKTTLFVATIDDVWNRYIERTINISNEDWDFETKFMESIDFGLELLYKAHYLLGSMLSTAERRAMLTFHLKQTINAIQPLFLAGQAEGIFVISDDPELRSFQLETYICGILFELSVVEKKEVKQKIDFIRKGIYKHFFMKS from the coding sequence ATGTCACGACATCCAGATCAGAATAAGAAGAGAAAGATTTTGGAAGCGTCTCTAGAGGCTTTTGGTGAGCTTGGTTATAAGAAAACCACTATCAAACATATTGCCACAAAGGCAGAAATTGCTCCAGGTTCAATCTACACTTACTTTAATGATAAAACCACACTTTTTGTAGCGACTATAGACGATGTGTGGAATAGATATATTGAAAGAACTATAAACATTTCTAATGAAGACTGGGATTTTGAAACAAAATTTATGGAATCAATAGATTTTGGTTTAGAGCTACTTTATAAGGCTCACTATCTATTGGGCAGTATGCTTTCTACTGCAGAAAGACGAGCAATGCTTACATTTCACTTAAAACAGACAATCAATGCTATTCAACCATTGTTTTTGGCAGGTCAGGCTGAAGGCATTTTTGTAATATCTGATGATCCAGAATTACGAAGTTTTCAACTTGAGACCTATATATGTGGAATTCTATTTGAATTATCTGTTGTAGAAAAAAAAGAAGTAAAACAAAAAATAGATTTTATCAGAAAGGGTATATATAAACACTTTTTTATGAAATCATAA
- a CDS encoding diacylglycerol/polyprenol kinase family protein has translation MEQVIGTVSLVKKSDRSELRTELVRKSIHMTIALVPLFAKINLNLTMVLLALGTIFYSVSEMLRTNGINIPVLSKVTVMAARKRDSGKMVLGPITLGLGTMLCLLLYPEPSASIGIYALAFGDGISSLVGKYFGIIKIPFTGGKTFEGTLAGIIAVLIAVFFITNDVSLSIAIALFCGFVEIFPLRDFDNIAIPVLTGLFSLIIMA, from the coding sequence ATGGAACAAGTGATTGGAACAGTGAGTTTAGTTAAGAAAAGCGATCGTTCAGAATTACGTACTGAACTAGTTCGCAAGTCTATTCATATGACTATTGCATTAGTTCCGTTATTCGCTAAAATTAATTTAAATTTAACTATGGTTTTGTTGGCATTAGGAACCATTTTTTATTCTGTTAGTGAGATGTTAAGAACTAACGGAATAAATATACCTGTATTAAGTAAGGTGACAGTGATGGCAGCCAGAAAGCGTGATTCTGGTAAGATGGTCTTAGGACCCATTACCCTAGGATTGGGGACTATGTTATGTTTGTTATTATATCCTGAACCATCAGCTTCTATTGGAATATATGCTTTGGCCTTTGGAGATGGTATTTCCAGTCTGGTTGGTAAATATTTTGGTATTATAAAAATCCCATTTACTGGTGGAAAAACTTTTGAAGGAACTTTGGCTGGTATAATAGCAGTTTTAATAGCAGTTTTTTTTATTACTAATGATGTTTCTTTGAGTATCGCTATAGCGTTGTTTTGCGGATTTGTAGAAATTTTTCCATTAAGAGATTTTGATAATATAGCTATTCCTGTACTAACAGGGCTATTTTCTTTGATAATAATGGCCTAA
- a CDS encoding alpha-amylase family glycosyl hydrolase: MHHFNRQIIVTRSQSQQGRSMEFHISKETRDKYQFDNELFTTNGNVIITNLNGARQLAFKLNENKDLLTNPEEEIKAAQIFTMGLIDEILHYVCHLYRTEKGADTFDNVIPHLVQALGQEELNKVLYEFTNLFPPKAVYQNTQTSEEYLSTSTDTIDNNIISIEEIMLLWLANQNQAFKPYKELFDDSKLIENTKYTLLMGQLDIYFKGQDFFGPENLDLLGLLQSPSKHHPTSLRKQLEYIKNNWGHWLSEYLLRLLNALDYMNEEDKFFLRPTSFNPQPSIPSYSGLSEREGFTEDKSWMPNAIVLAKNTLVWLEQLSKKYQKDIHTLDKIPDEELINLSNFGFTAIWFIGLWERSKASQTIKQINGNLEATGSAYSVAHYDIAQNLGGWEALYNLKKRASHYGLKIASDMVPNHTGIDANLLYDHPDWFIHCEYSPFPNYSFNGINLSQSSNVGIFLEDHYYDHTDASVVFKHIEYSNNKIRYIYHGNDGTFMPWNDTAQLNYLLPEVREYVIDQIIKIANIFPIIRFDAAMTLTKKHIQRLWFPEPGTGGAIPSRAEHSLNKHDFDQLIPEEFWREVVDRVQKEVPDTLLIAEAFWMMEGYFVRSLGLHRVYNSAFMHMLRDEKNGEFRTLIKNTLLFDADILKRFVNFMNNPDEETAIEQFGDGDKYFGVCTLLVTLPGTPMFGHGQIEGFKEKYGMEYVRPLWDENPNLSLLNRHQNEISPLMKKRYLFSGVKNFYLYDLWSTEGFVNENVIIFSNKLNNENVLVLYNNCHQNAQGWINQTVGYKDKYQSDDHIKQRKLGEVLNLSLAQDRYVIFREYFSNLWYIRSCYDFSSEGLFISLNGYGKHIFTDFYEIQDDHNRHYNSLCYYLNGHGVSNIQKALGAMVIAPIGSAILNFMTEGYNVINRENNFEERLNEITGLYSTFVNDLNKHFHQNLNYKCDITGLVKILEFEKIFKASKSRKVNTIIDFINKETVISIWIVFAAKTLLDNIMTNVIEKPEYLYIKDLILEAIIEEYFLPYCNTHNIKIDNLSYLLRVLTQERICFIHKNESTNSYKVLTRLFRDTDCRQLFGVNQFDGILWYNKEKFINTSMWLTINSLITNINNMPIDKNVYKKIIDHSIKIIEPWINNSDLSEFRVKKLLRLVMECSDQKSAQVN; this comes from the coding sequence ATGCATCATTTTAATAGGCAAATAATAGTAACGAGAAGTCAATCTCAACAAGGTCGATCTATGGAGTTTCACATTTCAAAAGAAACACGTGATAAATATCAATTTGATAATGAATTATTTACTACTAATGGTAACGTCATTATCACGAACCTTAATGGAGCTAGACAATTAGCTTTCAAATTAAATGAAAATAAAGATCTATTAACAAATCCTGAAGAGGAAATTAAAGCAGCACAAATTTTCACAATGGGATTAATTGATGAAATATTACATTACGTGTGTCATTTATATCGAACAGAAAAAGGCGCTGATACATTTGATAATGTCATTCCCCATTTAGTACAAGCACTGGGACAAGAAGAACTTAATAAAGTCCTTTATGAATTTACGAATCTTTTCCCTCCTAAAGCAGTGTATCAAAATACCCAAACTAGTGAAGAATACTTATCAACATCTACTGATACCATAGACAACAATATCATTTCCATTGAAGAAATCATGCTATTATGGTTAGCAAACCAAAACCAAGCTTTTAAACCTTATAAAGAATTGTTTGATGATTCTAAATTAATAGAGAATACAAAATACACTCTGCTTATGGGACAATTAGATATTTATTTTAAGGGCCAAGATTTCTTTGGTCCAGAAAATTTAGACTTATTAGGATTATTGCAAAGTCCATCAAAACATCATCCTACGTCACTAAGAAAACAGTTAGAGTATATAAAAAATAATTGGGGGCATTGGCTAAGTGAGTATTTATTGCGATTGTTGAATGCATTGGACTACATGAATGAGGAGGACAAGTTTTTCCTGAGACCTACATCATTTAACCCGCAGCCCTCCATTCCCTCCTATAGTGGACTATCAGAACGTGAGGGATTTACGGAAGACAAATCTTGGATGCCTAATGCCATTGTATTAGCAAAAAATACTTTAGTTTGGTTAGAACAGTTAAGCAAAAAATATCAAAAAGACATTCATACTTTAGACAAAATCCCGGACGAAGAGTTGATTAATTTATCGAATTTTGGTTTTACAGCTATTTGGTTTATTGGATTATGGGAACGCAGTAAGGCCAGCCAGACTATAAAACAAATTAATGGAAACTTAGAAGCAACGGGATCAGCTTATTCTGTTGCTCATTACGATATTGCACAAAATCTAGGAGGCTGGGAAGCATTATATAATCTTAAAAAGAGAGCCTCTCATTATGGTTTGAAGATTGCTAGTGATATGGTTCCAAACCATACCGGAATTGATGCTAATTTATTATATGACCATCCTGATTGGTTTATACATTGTGAATATTCCCCTTTTCCCAATTATAGCTTTAATGGAATTAACCTATCCCAATCATCAAATGTAGGTATTTTTCTAGAAGACCATTATTATGACCATACAGATGCTTCTGTAGTATTCAAACATATCGAATATTCAAACAATAAAATTCGATATATCTATCATGGAAATGATGGAACTTTTATGCCCTGGAATGATACGGCACAGCTTAACTATTTATTACCAGAAGTTCGTGAGTACGTTATAGACCAAATAATAAAAATAGCCAATATTTTTCCTATTATCAGATTCGATGCTGCTATGACCCTAACAAAAAAACACATTCAACGGCTGTGGTTTCCAGAACCAGGTACAGGTGGTGCTATTCCCAGTAGAGCAGAACATAGCTTAAATAAACATGATTTTGATCAATTAATACCTGAAGAATTTTGGAGAGAAGTGGTCGACCGAGTTCAAAAAGAAGTACCTGACACTTTATTAATAGCAGAAGCCTTTTGGATGATGGAAGGATATTTTGTTAGGTCATTAGGTCTACATAGAGTATATAACTCAGCTTTTATGCATATGTTACGAGATGAGAAAAATGGAGAATTTAGGACCCTCATCAAAAATACATTATTATTTGATGCTGATATACTGAAGAGATTTGTAAACTTTATGAACAACCCAGATGAAGAGACGGCAATTGAACAGTTTGGTGATGGTGATAAGTATTTTGGAGTTTGTACTCTATTAGTAACACTACCAGGAACACCAATGTTTGGACATGGTCAGATAGAAGGTTTCAAAGAAAAATATGGAATGGAATACGTAAGACCTTTATGGGATGAAAATCCTAATCTTAGTCTTTTAAATAGACACCAAAATGAAATATCGCCATTGATGAAGAAACGATATTTATTCTCTGGTGTTAAAAATTTTTATTTATATGATCTCTGGTCAACAGAGGGATTTGTCAACGAGAATGTCATTATATTTTCCAATAAACTAAACAATGAAAATGTCTTAGTTCTCTATAATAACTGTCATCAAAATGCTCAAGGCTGGATTAATCAAACAGTTGGATACAAAGATAAATATCAATCAGATGATCACATAAAGCAAAGAAAATTGGGAGAGGTGTTAAATCTATCTCTTGCACAAGATAGATATGTGATCTTCAGAGAGTATTTTTCTAATTTATGGTATATCAGAAGCTGTTATGATTTTTCCTCAGAAGGTCTTTTTATTAGTTTAAATGGCTATGGTAAACATATTTTTACAGATTTTTATGAAATCCAAGATGATCATAATAGACATTATAATAGTCTTTGTTACTACTTAAATGGACATGGTGTTTCTAATATCCAGAAAGCTTTAGGAGCCATGGTAATAGCGCCGATCGGATCAGCAATTCTTAACTTTATGACCGAAGGATATAATGTCATTAATAGAGAAAACAATTTTGAAGAAAGGTTAAATGAAATCACAGGACTTTATTCTACTTTTGTAAATGATCTCAACAAACACTTTCATCAAAATTTAAATTATAAATGTGATATTACAGGACTTGTTAAAATTCTCGAATTCGAAAAAATATTCAAAGCAAGTAAGTCACGAAAAGTAAATACAATTATCGACTTTATAAACAAAGAGACTGTTATAAGTATCTGGATAGTTTTTGCTGCCAAAACTCTTTTAGATAATATTATGACCAATGTGATAGAAAAACCTGAGTATCTTTATATAAAGGATTTAATACTAGAAGCTATCATTGAAGAATATTTCCTTCCCTACTGTAACACACATAATATCAAAATTGATAATTTGAGTTATTTATTGAGAGTACTAACACAGGAGAGGATCTGCTTTATTCATAAGAATGAATCTACCAATAGTTATAAAGTCTTAACAAGACTTTTTAGAGATACTGATTGCCGTCAATTATTTGGAGTCAATCAGTTTGATGGAATATTATGGTATAATAAGGAAAAATTTATAAATACATCAATGTGGTTAACCATTAATAGTCTTATTACAAATATCAACAATATGCCCATTGATAAGAACGTCTATAAAAAGATTATTGATCATAGTATTAAAATAATTGAACCTTGGATAAATAATTCTGATTTAAGTGAGTTCAGGGTAAAGAAATTACTAAGACTTGTTATGGAGTGTTCAGATCAAAAATCAGCTCAAGTAAACTGA
- a CDS encoding DUF2259 domain-containing protein: MKKTILLLLLYGFVQVGVFAGDVADFVNLGFSADGRYFYFGQYGVTDENHNPYGEVYLVDVSSNQFLNDGVRKKEFNSTISLGGTAQGALYSLLEEMVPQRKKYGIQYLNQGRLIFVRVMEPNDVSKDLSGINFTDFVTKDNYQVNIDQKKEGTGKQERSSFFIQLDITLNNSGKIRKTVGLPNYYRPGISSYRINRIIKSPDGNSLVFVIEKNLSEAQGGGVRYMVETVSLK, from the coding sequence ATGAAAAAAACTATATTGCTACTTTTATTATATGGATTTGTACAGGTTGGGGTGTTTGCTGGAGATGTGGCAGATTTTGTCAATTTAGGTTTTTCTGCAGATGGAAGGTATTTTTATTTCGGTCAGTATGGTGTAACCGATGAAAATCATAACCCTTATGGTGAAGTGTATTTAGTCGATGTCTCAAGTAATCAATTCTTAAATGATGGTGTGAGAAAGAAAGAATTCAATTCGACAATCAGCTTGGGTGGAACAGCGCAGGGGGCTTTGTATTCTCTATTGGAGGAAATGGTTCCTCAAAGAAAGAAATATGGCATTCAATATCTTAATCAAGGTCGATTAATTTTTGTAAGAGTTATGGAACCTAATGATGTTTCTAAAGACCTTTCTGGTATTAATTTTACTGATTTTGTAACTAAAGATAATTATCAGGTGAATATTGATCAGAAAAAAGAAGGCACTGGAAAACAAGAAAGGTCATCTTTTTTTATACAGCTAGATATCACTCTTAATAATAGTGGCAAAATAAGAAAAACTGTTGGTTTGCCTAATTATTATCGACCTGGAATAAGTAGCTATAGGATCAATAGAATTATTAAAAGTCCTGATGGTAATTCGCTTGTTTTTGTTATCGAAAAGAATTTATCTGAAGCCCAGGGCGGCGGAGTTAGATATATGGTTGAGACTGTAAGTTTGAAATAG